The following coding sequences are from one Musa acuminata AAA Group cultivar baxijiao chromosome BXJ2-4, Cavendish_Baxijiao_AAA, whole genome shotgun sequence window:
- the LOC135611311 gene encoding plastid division protein PDV2-like: MEGEEIGLVLARASELRSKIIGCIGGNRAGGRAATQGEEGEEEEAGSLVGIRDALDSLERHLAALQALQHQQRYERESILAQIDHSRTILLSKLKEYKGDELEAIHEVAAFAGEAVEHAEGLVLPPYPTHLPDLFILDDIGASSHCMWKSKSKPSCNGPTANTKHQGKGAAAATDKNQGSRSSNGIRHVIGLVVKSAITFVSVMSILSFAGYQPVLKKRPQGILLFGGQAPRGRQVTVQCPQEKFMVVEDGKVRCFVKERVEVPFESDVTSPNIRYGFG; the protein is encoded by the exons ATGGAGGGAGAAGAGATCGGTTTGGTGCTGGCGCGAGCATCCGAGCTCCGGTCCAAGATCATCGGTTGCATCGGTGGCAACCGGGCCGGAGGACGAGCCGCGACCCAAGgggaagagggggaggaggaggaagccgggAGCCTCGTCGGTATCCGTGACGCCCTCGACTCGTTGGAACGACATCTCGCGGCCTTGCAG GCACTGCAGCATCAACAAAGGTACGAAAGAGAATCGATTCTAGCCCAGATTGATCATAGTCGAACTATATTGCTCAGCAAACTCAAGGAGTACAAAGGGGACGAGCTGGAAGCAATTCACGAAGTTGCAGCTTTTGCCGGCGAAGCAGTAGAACATGCCGAAGGCCTGGTCCTGCCCCCCTATCCCACCCACCTTCCTGACTTGTTCATATTGGATGACATTGGTGCCAGTTCACACTGCATGTGGAAGAGTAAGAGTAAACCCTCTTGCAATGGACCGACAGCTAACACGAAGCATCAAGGCAAGGGAGCTGCAGCTGCAACTGATAAGAACCAGGGCAGCAGGTCATCAAATGGAAtcagacatgtcattggtttggtTGTTAAATCAGCGATAACATTTGTTAGTGTGATGTCTATACTAAGTTTCGCCGGTTATCAGCCAGTGCTCAAGAAAAGACCCCAGGGCATCCTGCTGTTTGGTGGGCAAGCACCCAGAGGGAGGCAGGTCACGGTTCAGTGCCCGCAAGAGAAGTTTATGGTCGTCGAAGATGGCAAAGTACGGTGTTTCGTGAAAGAGCGAGTTGAGGTTCCATTTGAGTCAGATGTTACAAGTCC